CTTTACTCCAGGGTTCTCAAAGAAATCCATGACCTTTGCAGGATGCTCTGGGCTCTCATCCCCTCCCAGCCACGGAGTGTCACCCAGGAGCCTCTCTGGAGCACTCCTCCTCTCTTCAGAGTCAATCATGTTCCACAGAGAGTTGATGACAGGGAGGGACAGCCACCACAACAGAAGTCACATTTTCCTTGGCTTATCGAGGAAAGTGATGTGCCCAATGTATCTCACATAGTAAGGAAAACACCTTGGGGTTGCTCTCCTCCACCAGTTCCCACATTATCTTCCCTTTATCAAAATGTAGGGAGAGCCCAGTGTTAAAGACACagcaacttcttttttaaaaagatttatttattatatacacagtgttctgtctacatgtgtcCTTGCaggccagatctcattacagatgattgtgagcccccatgtggttgctgggaattgaactgagctgtctctccagtcgcTCATAGCAACTTCTTGTCCCCCATAGCAGCAAGGAGCAAGCTGTGTCACCAAGTGGAAGTGAACCCTTATCCTGGCCTTTAGatagttttttttgagacacagtttctctttgtagccttggctgtcctagaacttactctgtagaccaggctggccttaaactcacagagatccacctgcctctgtagatactttttaaaactaaaactatatattttacctctttttcttttcttactttctttgttccttcacttctctgtctgtctgtctttctttaaggtaaggtcttgctatgtagcccaggctagtcctgcctcagcctcctgagtgctgggtttataggcatgtgccattatgctCAGCTGTATgcttttcccctttccctcccctcccctccatttccttccttcctccctgacaAAGTCCCATGTAACCCAGGTTAGCcccaaattcactatgtagctaaggatagcCCTGAACTTCTTTTTGGGGTGTTGAGGTTTGAGGgaaggtttttctatgtagccctggctgtcctggagctcaggatgtagttcaggctggccttgaatccagagatcctctgtctctacctcctgaattctgggattaaaaaggtgtgtgccactgtgcctggctaacCTTGAAAATCTGATCTTCtgcctggatgctgggattacaggcatgaaccatcatGCCTCATTTTTACAGTGCTATGGTCAAGACACAATgtcctagccgggcgttggtggcgcatgccttaatcccagcactcgggaggcagaggcaggtggatctctgtgagttcaagaccagcctggtctacaagagctagttccaggacagcctccaaagccacagagaaaccctgtctcgaaaaacaaaaaacaaaaaacaaaacaaacaaaaaaagacacaatGTCCTGTGCACAAGGCAAGCACTCCATCAACTGACCTACATGAGATTAAAGATGCCGCCATCGGGTCCTCCATTTCAgttgagtttttatttgttcaaagttCTGAGGTGAGACCAGCCTGGATCCAGTACCCCCAACATGCTTGGGAGTTACTACTGTTGACAGAGCTTCACCCACAGGTGGACAGACAGCCTTCCCTCAAGCCCCACCCCAAGACAAGGAGCCCATTGAAGCCAGCAGCAAACAAGGTCACCTGCAGGTACTCGGGTCTTATGCACCTGGGCTCTGATGATGCCTTTGAGCCACCCAAGAGGAGAGCACAGAATGACTAATGCCGTTCTTCTAGATCCTTCTTCCTCAGCACAGGAAACACCAGAACTCTGGCACGCCTGGAGCTCCCTCGGGTTATCACAGAATAAATGCATTCCCTAATAGAAATGCTGAGAATGGCAAAATGAACTCAGGCCTCATCCTAGCTGGTGTGCCAGTCCCATAGCAGCCTGTTAAGGAGTCAAGACCAATGTCCAAGTTCTGGGACAGAGGAGAGGCAATTAAACCCCAGTGCTGTTGCCATGGTGTCTCTGGATGGAAAACTTGCCCAGTGCCTTGGCACCTGCGGAAGGCTGCTTTCTCTTGGCATCCAGGTTCCGTATGTGCCTCTGGACCCACGGCAACTTGGGGTCACCACAGAATTTATGGCCCCTCTTGGTGATGAAGCTGTGGGGGGAAAGGCAAGGGTTGAGTCTGAGGTCTGGCAAAAGTGAGTGTGGGGGACCAGGAGTCTCAGCTGCTCTTCCTTGGTGCTAGGATGCTTTCCCTCTGTGCATTCTGGGTTTTTACcatgggggcaggggcaggaggtcCATAGAGTgtaggatgccatgctcattCTATGGAGGCCCTGCTTTTGAGTTATGCTGGGTGTGGCAGAAGATGTGGTCTCTATCTAGAGCGAGGAAACTGAGCCAAGAAGACAGCTCTGCTGGAAAAAGTCTGCCTTGAAACTGTGAGAatccaagttcaatcctcagtCCCACTTTAAAAAATCTAGGCACAGTAgcgtgtgcttgtaatcccagcactggggaggcagagacaggtgggactTGCCAGCCAGTTAGTCTAGACTActtgttgagttccaggctagcgaGAAAgccagagtgatggctcagcaggtaaaaatgcctgctgccaagcctgataacctgagttctatccctaggACCCACAGGGTAGAATGAGAGAATTggcttccacaagttgtcctctgacccccacacatgtgctgtggcatttgtgcatgtgtgtgaacatgcacacctgtgcgcgcacacacacaaatcttaaagtgtgttttttttaaagaccctTATCTTGAAAGAGGTACATGACATCCTTGAGGATGACACCAAGATTGGCCTCTGGCCCccataggcatgcacacacacatgtacatgcacacacatatgtgctctacacatatacacacctttAACATTGTGCATGGAAGCATGTCTCCTGGGCATGCTATAGTTGGGAAGGGAGCCTGGGATGATCCCTTCCATGCCTGCTCTCAGAACCAGTCTGATGCCAGCTGGGGAATATATTAACATTCCCATTGTGCACCATCGCTTGAGACGTAAGGTCATGCTTGTTACCCCAGGTGAAGAGGTGGCTCTGAAGCTATTTGGAATCTAGAAGTTTGGTTGGTCATGTGACCTTGAGCCTCAACTTCTTTCAGTAAAAGGGAGAAGTCTTATGTTCTCTataagattgtttttgtttttaccattttgggctttgtgcatgctaggaaagcactctaccactgagccacaccccagcccctcactgggagattctaggaaggtgctctaccacagagccacaccccagcccctcactgggggattcttctaggcaggtgctctctcactgagccacaccccagcccctcaccagGGGATTTCAGGTAGGCTTTCTAGTATTGACTTGTGGAATTGTTAAGATTAGTTAGGATAATGTCATAGCATTATTTCCCTCCATGAACAATGCCTTGCCTGCATTTCGTACTTCATGGATgttctcagccttctgaatgttgCAATTACTGGCATCTACCATCATGTTCTGGTtgttatgtgatgctggggattgaacaccaACTGACTAcctccccctccctgcctctgtttcctcctaGCTTTATGGGTGAGGAAGCTGAAGTCCAGAGAGGTCTAGTCCACTTTCAAAAATGCCCAGGGCTGAACCTCTTCAGGGACCCTGGCGGTTCCTGGAGTAGATACTCACATTACTCCTGCCTTGGGGCAGACGCTGCCGTTGGCTAACTGGTAGCTAACCACTCGGTTTTCTGGAATTTCCTTGGCAATAAAGGACATACAGCAAGAAAAGGGAATGGTCACAGAgtctaaaaggaaaaaggaaaaatctgtGTCGGCTTTCAGCCTGCTATGGCTCTTTCTTAGCTGCAATTATACTCCAGGCCACTTAGTGCCTTCCCCAGCCCCAGGCTGCTCGGTTCCCTCACCCTTGATTGTGTCAGTGCCCTTAGAAGCTACCAGAAGCTCCAGGCTGGGCTCAGAAATCTCACCTGTAGGGCAGATGTAGCACATGCAAGCTACCAGGAGTAGAAGGCTGGCTACGATGGTGGTTGGGCTTGCCATGTCTTGGAGATTAGAGGCCTCGGCTCAGAGGTCAAAGCTGGGGTGCAGAAAAGATGGCCTGGAGATATGAGGACACCCCAACCTCCCTCCAACTGGCCTTTATATGACCAGCTCAGGAGATACACACACTGgagtccctccctctctgccacagGCTtcctcggaaaaaaaaaaaaaaaaaaaaaaaaaagcattctgtGGTCTAAAAAAGGGGGAAGTTATTGTCCACTTCTCGTCCAGCTGAGTCAGGGATGATCTGGGGCTCTAGCAAGGCTCTAGCTGGGGGAGGTTTGCCATCCTGCCTGGGCCAAGGCCAAGGGCAGATGTTTCAGATGACTTGGTTCTGCTTATCATGCGAGGTCCTGGGGGGGTCACTTAGTTTTCTGAGCCTCTGTTTTTGTAGATGCACAATGGGTAGAGTCGCCATATTGGCCTtccttccatctgtccatctatccatcagtctacctgtccatctgtccatccacccatcGATCTccctgtccatccatctgtccattcaAAGGAAACTTAGAGGGGCAAAAACAGGCTCCCTGAGATGATGGTTTGTTCCCAGAAGGCACTGGGAGGATAAATGGTGGGAAGTCACAGGGGTGATTATCTAAACAGGACCAATGGGGGCAAGGGGAGGACCCTGCAACCCTAAAATACCCAAGCCAGCATTCATTTAAGGACTTTGAACCTTAGGGTCCCTCACACCCTCAAGGGATAAAGTGGTTACTTTTTCTCTATGGcttgatttttctgtctttccctgaagttcagttttttttttgttcatgtgGGTAAACAAACTTGGGGATCCTCTAGATAACTACCACTGACACACACccatctgatatatatatatatatatatatatatatatatatatattatatcccccacccacccatccactgTTCTAACAATCCACTCACCCACCCATTTTTCAATcacctattcatttatttatccatcaaactttttttagtctttttcaagacagggtttctctttttttcttggggggggtagtttcaaggcagggtttctctgtggctttggaggctgtcctggaactagctcttgtacaccaggctggtctcaagttcacagagatccgcctgtctctgcctccccagtgctgggattaaaggtgccaccactgccaggctaaatGCTTCATTTCTATAAGCAGCGAGGCCCTGCAGATGCCACACAGGGAAGCAAACTGAGtgaagagatgagaatgaaaaccCTGTGTATTTGTCAACCTGGATCAGAATTCAGAGAATCTAATACCCCGTGGTTCATTGTCAACATATTTAAAACCCACTACTACTACTAGAACAACTAAAACAACTACTAGAGTTGGGAAAAGGTTTCCAGGCAACAGTCAATCTAATTCCAGGTGCACAATAAAGTTTAAGGTCTGTCTACATAGAGACAGGCTCTTTTACAAAGTACAGGTGACCATAAGGGTGGGTTCTGTAGCTAAAAGACCTAGAGTCTAGTGTGGCCTCAGACCAGCAGCATAGAGGTCAGCAGTACCTAAGGTACATGTGACATCCACCCTAAGTTTAGGTAAGGGTCTAGGGGGGGAAGAGTCTGGGATAATCATTCTGGGGTATTCGGGTGAGGTCTAGCTCCATAGATAACAAAAAGGTCACCAGGTCATTAACAAAATCCACTCccagctttctggatggaatgCAGGTATTTGGGTTTTACCTCTATCAAGGAGGCACTGTGTATGATTAAAACATTCCTGGTTCTTAGTGCTTCTCTGAGAGTACAAGGAACTCAGTGCCCCCAGTTGCCCATCAAGTGCCCAATGTGCCCAGCATTTTTAGAATCACCCATCATGcactcggtgtgtgtgtgtgtgtgtgtgtgtgtgtgtgtgtgtgtgtgtgtgttgtatgtaggTGCCTGGGGTTGCCACAAGttggcatcagagcccctggaactagagtcataaCTGAAAGTGGAGTCATCAAAGAagtggaaactgaactcagggttTCTGGAAGAGCCGCAAGCCCTgttccctgctgagccatttctccagcctaagctttaaaatattattattattacacttAGTTAATAATTTAgttaggtgtgtgtatgtgtctggctGGCTCttaaagcatttattttcctttttttagatAGGAATAATTATTTATTGAGTGCACTATGAGAGATGGGAGGGCCGGGCAGCAACTGGGGTGCCTATGATTGTTACCTTTCTGTCTCTGCATACCATGTGAGGTATGTGTGTACTGttacctttctgtctctgtataCCATGTGAGGTACTGTTGGGAACGGGCAAAAAGCACGTTGTCTTAAGTGCTGCCATTCTAACTTCAGACTCCATTTCACCTGTAGGGTGAAACTAAATTCAGGTTCTTAGGCTCTAGG
This genomic stretch from Cricetulus griseus strain 17A/GY chromosome 4, alternate assembly CriGri-PICRH-1.0, whole genome shotgun sequence harbors:
- the Ccl24 gene encoding C-C motif chemokine 24, which gives rise to MASPTTIVASLLLLVACMCYICPTDSVTIPFSCCMSFIAKEIPENRVVSYQLANGSVCPKAGVIFITKRGHKFCGDPKLPWVQRHIRNLDAKRKQPSAGAKALGKFSIQRHHGNSTGV